In Lentisphaera araneosa HTCC2155, the genomic stretch CATACTGTAAATTTTTCTTGCCGTCTTGGCATCGTAGTCCTCAGGAGCCATCTTAAAGCGGTGCTCAACCATCAAAACTTTATCAATAAAGCGAGAAAAATCTTCATCAAGCATCGAGGACTTTATACTGCTACAGTGCTGTTTGATTTTAGGTAGAACCTTTTCCAGGCGTGTTATAAATTTTCGACACCTCGGCAAAAGTTCTTGTGTATAAGACTTATACCTCATTTTCTTGGCTCCTTTCTTCCCTTTAAACATCGAAATCACAAAATCCAATTTACTCATATCATCACAGTAATTCTGTAGACGTTTGAGAGGGATTCCTCTACGTTCAAGGCAAGGGAGCTTATCATGTACTTTCTGAATATTTTTCATAACTTTACAACTAAGGTTCTTCAGTAATGCACTATCAACCGGCCAGGACGAATCGGCTTTGATGGCTGTGGAATCAATGATTACTGCTGAGAAATCATCTAAGTCACATGCTTTGACACAGTTCAAAATAGCTTGATGAAAAAGTGTAAGGGTATGTTCAGAAAGTGCAGAAATCTGTTCATGAATCGTATTGCGTGAAGGGAACTTCCCGATGCCTAGGCGCCCGATAAATTGATGTAATGAACTGTTCTCACATAACATGCTATAGCCGCGTTCCCCGTAACAATTATTATAAAAGTGACGGGCTATGAACAAGGCAACCACTAATTCCGCTGGTGGATGCTTTTTGGTATTGCCATTTTTAAATTCGCGATTTTTAGTAGCGGCCCTATCCATACTCAACTGGAATTGATCACTCTCAATCGCTTTTCGGATCCCTTCAAATTCAGGAAGAAGTATGATTTCCCCCGCAATCTTCAGCGGACCGCTTAAAATTCCTGCCGTTTGTTGTAGTTCCCCGATGAAATATTCGGAAAAAAGAGTATCGTTCATGATGAATTCCGCCTGCTATTTGTTTTTGTAAAAAACTACAATATAGCATTTTAGGCGGAATTTTTTACAAATAAATACATTTTAAAGCTATTATTTATGAGCCTCTTGAATGAACTGTCGGAGTGCATCTAGCAATCCTACGACCATAATTTTTAAGATCAGAAGCAGGTGAACGGTCACTTAAAATAAACTGAGCAGAACCAACTAATAAAGCCCTTAA encodes the following:
- a CDS encoding ISNCY-like element ISLar6 family transposase codes for the protein MNDTLFSEYFIGELQQTAGILSGPLKIAGEIILLPEFEGIRKAIESDQFQLSMDRAATKNREFKNGNTKKHPPAELVVALFIARHFYNNCYGERGYSMLCENSSLHQFIGRLGIGKFPSRNTIHEQISALSEHTLTLFHQAILNCVKACDLDDFSAVIIDSTAIKADSSWPVDSALLKNLSCKVMKNIQKVHDKLPCLERRGIPLKRLQNYCDDMSKLDFVISMFKGKKGAKKMRYKSYTQELLPRCRKFITRLEKVLPKIKQHCSSIKSSMLDEDFSRFIDKVLMVEHRFKMAPEDYDAKTARKIYSMSDDDAAFIKKGGRETVFGYRPNFAFSANGFLTSFILESGNTSDSKVFADCLVENKKMTGESAMMVSVDDGYSSATNLDYAIEQGVELVSISGSKGKKLLGEEIYESENYQLARNIRSISEAGISKMKNYHNLERFTVCGLKRVRQETLISTIGFNLERLYQLLSQIELQVAA